From the Tigriopus californicus strain San Diego chromosome 4, Tcal_SD_v2.1, whole genome shotgun sequence genome, the window TGCGATACCAAGAGATCTGTAAAAACATGAATGTAGTGAAACATGAAACATTGTGCAGAATGTGGCAGGAATATTCACCTCTTTTAGATGCTCAGGAACGCTCCATTTTTTGCTCTCGAAATATTCACAATCGCCAAATTTGCACCAGAATTTTCTAACCAAACCATGGAGAACCCCCTTGACAAAATTGCCCCTCATCCAAGAGCCATCAGTGAAATCCACCTTCGCACTTCCAGAGAGCTTTCCATCATTGAACTGTCCCGTTACTTTGAGGATCTTGAGACTATAGCATAGGGAGTCCTCAGGGAAGACCACCCAGCCTTGTCCATCCAATGTTTGACCTTCAGTGGGATTCACTTTGGTTAAGCTCTCACTGATCTTGTAGTCATCATGAGCACAAGGAAACAGATACTCCTTGGACCCCTCTTCCATCGGAGTAGGGTCAGCCCGGTTCAAATTTAAatccatcatcatcttctGCAACCATTTGGCCAACTCCTGACTCTGTTTGGGTGGCATTAAAGGCGAGTCTGCAGGAAGCAGGGCATTTGAGACAATTATGAAATTTGTACGGATGTTTCCTTAGCAATTTTAGCCCTATTTTCCTTACCAAATTCCACTGGTATGTCTAGCTCACCCTCGCTAGACGTTCCTGCGCCCAATGTGGAAGTCGGATGCCTAACACTACTCGTGGATTCACTGGATTCACTGGCTGCACTGGTTTTTTCACTCTTTGACATGAACGTGGTCTCGATGACCTGTCGTTTGGAGCGGAAGTCGTTGCCACACTCCAAGGCGTCGCAGTGGTTGTGAAGCAGATACTGGGAATAGGTGATGACCAGAATGGACAAGGTCACCAAGCCCACACTCATCTTGAGGATTTGTTTGTTACGATTGGATCGTTTCACGAAATGCTGGACGATGTTAGAGGGAGGAACCATCTCACAGAGCTCCTTCTCTCACCCTAGTTCGCGCCCGAATAAAATTAGAAACTCTTTTCGCTTTGACCAAAGATGGCGAGTGAAGTAGAGTAGCTAGCTAGCCAAGATTTGGTTCAAAGCACACTTCGGTTCGCTTCCAACTTTGTATTGGCACATCCGATTAGGATGTGATGGAACAAGGTTTGCGGCAATTCATGCCATGCTTGCAGAGACTCAAGCCATACAACACTAGCACTGAATCTAAAGTTCACCGTGACAGACGGCCATGGTCGATCATGATGTACAGTTTCTTATTACTCTTCTGGTCGTTGACTTGACTCACGTCTTCCCTCTCACATGGAGAGATTACATACAGTTCGAAGACAACCAAAGCCAAGCTCTTACCATGCCTGCACGACTTTTACCTGTGCAAAGTGCATGCCTGTTCtgctttggccaagatcaacgTTGAAATCTCTCATTAGGTCTAGTTATTGTTAACACAGCCACGTTAAGTGAGGCAGTTCTGGATATCGTAACTGTTTATGGTTCGTCCACATGGACCAACAACCACAAGATGCATGCATTTTAAACAAATTATGAATGATGGAACAAACTTGTACGCTTTGGTTTAGAACATTATATTTCGATTCTTGAATCAGAAGCTAGCAAACTCGGTTGCATTCTTGACACTTGGCAATGCCTCGATTGCACACCCGCAAACAGTTTTGGATTTTGTCTTTGGAATCGGAGCCCTTGCAGAAATTCACGCACTGACGCGATCTTGGGGCTAAGAAACAGAGGGGACACCTGTTGCATTCGTCGCATTTCTTTGGATTGAATCCGGCGCATTTGGAACGGCAAATATTGCAGTCCACGCCCACATCACCTTGAGCCTCTCTTCGAAATAATGTTGGCCTTTGGGTGGTTTGAGACTTGGTGAAGGACGGCGTTTTCAGCTGAGCCGAAGCCTGGCAAGACCAGACACTCAGGAAGGCAACAAGAGTGAAACAGGCCACGAATATCGGTTTGGAGCACATCTTGATTGTCTGTGGAAAAGAGCGAAGGATGTGAGTGCCTTGAGCTGTTGACGCCAACTAAGAACCAAGGGCATCCACACATACGTACTCGCGTATAACCAATCCACTTGAGCTTAGCCGGTTATCGAAACAGAAAAAATGACTTCTTGTACCAGACTCCTGTGATCAAGCAGTGGTTGGGTAGTGCTCGTCCGATCTGTCGCTCTTATGTCACTCACTCCATTCCATTCGTTCCATATAGAAGTAGTCATCCAGCCAAGCTTGCAGAGTTATCATTCACATCGATCAAACACTGTTAGATATTGCGAGGCTTGTTTCACTAAAGTACAATGATATCTGTAGGACTTTGCGAGCAATATGGATGTGCTAACTAATAACTAGATGAGAGGtatgcaaagttttgaaaaagaaaaaaagctctAGGCAAAGACAGGAATAATAGGTATGGATCAGACCTGTGACGTAATTGTATTGAATTATTTTAAAAGCCTTCATATTTGAGCCAATGAAAttaagatatttcaatttcattttcatgaacaCGGCAAGGTTTAACACACAAATTTGATTGTATTGAATTAGATTTTTCAGCTTGTACTTTTGTAATGCTTTGAACAAATCTTGCTCCTTTAATGCTTTGGTTGAATTGTTTTTCAGCTTGTTTAGTTGGACACGCATGCTAAATTCGATGCCATCCATGCATAAAAAGACAATTCTACCAAAATCCTAACAACAAATTACAAACAAAACATGGCGAGAGTATTTCAGAACAGGGTTTGTAAAGCATCCGCAAACGACTAGTGATATGTGCGAGAACAGACAAAAATGTAACTGAGATGTAAAGCAATTGAATTATATAATAATGACAACCtttattgcaaaatgtataaaactgtgTGTATAAACGTCATATACAAAAATTGTTGTATTGGAATCTTAATTGAATGGCTCTGATGGGTAAGTAATTGCAGTTTACAGTATTCAAAAAGCAAGTGATCCTATCCTATGTCTAATACTTGCTATGGACACATCCGCCATTCTATTTCTTGGCACGTTTTACGTCTCTTCTTTCCCAATATCAGGCAACATGTCACATCATACAATACGTATCATACAGTACGATTGTTTACTAATGTGTATCCGCTCTCTCGATTATGATTTAATGGTACATATCAATCTCAGATTTTGAGGAGATATCTACTGTAATGTTATAAAAGTCGGTTAGATAAGAACTATTGAGAATTTTCTTTGACTCCCAAGTAATCTTTTTGGATCGTTCCCAGGATTGGCCGATAAGGCATACTTTGACAGTGGCATTTAGGGAACTCAATGAACCCAAGGATTATATTGCTTGAATGTTTTAGGGTATTACGTCATAAACCATATCCAAATATGGCACGATTTGCCATTTATTTGACGTCCAGCACAATgaattctaaaaaaaacatgatgcCAAGGCCTGAAGTCAACGTAAGGTACTCTTGGACGTTcataaaaacacatttgtaTGTAAATCAGGGGGAGAAGAGGTGTAGTGGCTAGCACGGCTTCTCTGGCAAGAGAGCGGTCCCCGGTTTGACTCTCCCCCTTGATCTTTCTCGACAGGAAGTTGCTAGACGTTAACCACACTCACAGATAGAGAATATCAGCCTGATACCGGACTTTGAcatggaacaatggaaaaacTAATGCGTTGAATTAAAATACTTGCATAGTTGTTACCTGTGTACATAAATGATAATGGATGTTGTGAAGGCTGGCTTCGTTGGTCGGACGAGTAGGTCACTCCCTCGCCTTAGCAGTCCGGGAAAAAATACCAATGAACAGTATTTGCAGAGAAGACGGGGCTTTGATTTTCTGCTCGGCTTTAATCGACAAAGACTATTAAATGCTATTCTTGGGGCCCAAATCCGATTTCTGTTCGATTTGAATTCCCAAAGTGTAAGGTATGCAGATATATTTTGACAAGCAACCCGTTTTTGCAGTTTGAGGATGCAAAAAAGCCACACCACATGAGCATTGAAAGAATGATAAAAGTTTTTGCCACCTAATATGTTCCACTGTATATGGAGAATTTCGAAATGTGCGATCTTGTGACAGATGCAATAGAATGCTTCAGATTCAACTGGCACTTTCGAaccaatttctttctttttgttcgatGTATTAAAGCATCTCGATTCCAGAAAACGCCATCCACTGTACTTTTATGGCACAGGATCGGAAATACAGACCCGAGGCATGTTGCATCTGCGTCCGTTTtacaagaaattgagatttaCGGTATTGCTAGGACCGCAGTGTGTTGAAGCTTTCGAAATCagcttttttgagggccaCAAGATGAAGGGTTGAATTAAAGTGGACACCTTCCTTCTTTGGCAGGATGTTTTTGACAACAGAAGCTCTTCTCTTTGTCAtttgtcattgtcaaaaactgtTCGTGAAAGGAACGAGccctcaatatttctttttgtggcGTGAGTAATGTTGCATCTGCAAATAATGTCCTCAAGATGGAACTAAAACTGTAGACTATTTGGCTGAAACGCACAAACCAAGTACTGTGGGGAATGTGATCCTTACTCAACATATGCCTCCGATCTCtgtttgttttatttattGTACCGACTAGCAGCACAAGTTCTGCGATACTATCTTCAAGAAAGGAATTTTACTACTTGACGTCATTGTCATTTGGACAAAAGCCAGGTGGAGTAGAACTTGTAGTAATTTCAAGGGGCAGAGTACACTCACCTAGATGCATACACGATCGTACTGTTACCCACAGTTCACATACGGGAACACACATGTCAGTAAGGTAGAGGTGCACATTCACACCCAAGTACTATGCTCGAGGGTAAATTTTGGGACGGTCTCATACCCATCGGCCTAGCATGGAGAAAAATAACATTCGAGCAAAGATTACAGGAAAAGTCAGCTGACCCACCGACCTGTCAGGTGATCCCATCCATTCACAACTTGTCTTTGGCGGTGATCACCCGCTCAGTGACTTGGGGGCTTGAGGGCTATACTCAGCAGTGACCTGAGCCCAATCGTTCTTTCCAACTACGCCATTCAATAGCAATAAATCACGACATTTGTAACGCTTCAGGGGCAAACAATTTGCCCAAAGAAATGACGCGGTGTTCGACGGGAAGGCGGAAACTGGCGCAAGTCGCGTTCACTTCCCAATATCTTAATTGAGGCGGAACTAAAGACCTTCACGTCTATAATTGGGCATGGCTCATACTTGACATTTGCTTGTCAAGTTTATGAGATCAAACGAATTGTTCCATTGGATTGCACTCTAAATAAGCGTTAATTGGCACGGTGCTCTGTTAGACCGGCTAGTTCCTTGATCCTGGCTGTAAATTCGAGCAATGTCACACACACCTTTTTGAACAGTAGTATCCACATAATTCCGATGTACTTCAAGTTGGGTTGATTTTTTGTGCCTACTATCTATTGCATCTCAAATTCCCATCATTTCCTTATTTCTCATCATGAGCAGCATTTTACGTGTTTTTTCCGGCGGTGAAAAACGGCAAATTCCTCGAGGCCATCCTCGTGGATCCCCGTTTTCGTCCTCGGTGTCTGCCCTTGTCATTTCACTCGTGCATTGAGACTAAGACCGAACACAACTCAAGAAGTCGAGTGAACGTCAAGTTTGCCGAAGGCTGGACAAGGAACTAGTTACAGTGGCAGAGTAACGATCAGAATTGCTCGGTATCTTTGCCGGACGAAATCACAGCAAATCGCCTTCATCATAGAggtggaaatatttcaatttccaacgAAGGACACCCGCGTTCAAGGTACTCCTGCGCAAATGCCAAGGCAGATTTTGCCGTCCAATCAGCTTCCTTATCATGACATTCATCATAGCGAAAGTATGAAGCACGTGGCTTCTCTTCACAGCAGTGATTCACTAGTCTCATTCTGAGGTGTGACAGTGAATCTATCTCGCCCAGACAAGTCCATTCACAAGATGTCATCCGTTCAGCAGCAGCGGATCCCTCTGCGAGGATCTGATCTGAGCATCGACCTCTTCACGGACTTACTCAGGGAAATCAAGACCAAAACTAGCATGAATAGTGCGGAAGTGATCAAAGAGGCCATTCGGCAGTGGCGACTCAAAACGCCGTTTCTCAttcaagattgcacagctCGCAGCCGATCCGGAATGTCAAGAAACTTCCACCTCCAATTGCTCAGCTCCTACGAGAACCAATGCCGCATCAGCGTCGATCTTGAGATGCTCAAGCGAGATGTGACACTCAAAAGCATATTGAACTCGCAAGATGTACACCGTAACGATTTTTTGCTCGAAGCTTTGATCCTACTCCTTCAGCAGGTGTGGGATACGAATTACAAGGTTGACAAGACCAGAAACTACTCAGGACACGCCGAGAGTGATTCTTTGATCGGACACCGCTCGTTCACTCCATCCAGGGTTGGGTCAGGTTCCAAGATCTCCAATGGGACTTCTCAGTCTCGAGCGACATCATTGCCTCCGAAAGAGGTCCAAATTGACCTGAAGAGTCATCGACACGCCTCGAACTCAACCTCTTGGCGACAAAAGCTCAGACAACAACAGTTGACAGAGACTCAAAGGCTTCAGGATATGGTATGGAAAAATTCCAGATATCGACGAGAATTTTCCGTTGACGTCGACCCTAGGCCCAAGGTCCACATCCGGTCTTTTGGGACCCCAACCGAGAGAACCATAGAGAAATGGACTCCGGTTCATAATTGTGCCATTACAAGGTCAAATAAAGAGAATGTCATCCCTGAGCCATTAAAATACATGGAGCAACTCCTCAAGATGCCTGAAGAGAACTTGTCCCGAGTGCGTGAGAAATACACCTTGGATTGTGATCACATCCCCATTCAAACCCTGAAACAAAGACAAGATCAAGCTGATCAACTTCTCGTGTACTTGAGGGTTCAACCTCCAGATAGCCGAGAAGTACCTGGTTATGAATATTATTTGAATCAAGCTGAACGAGCTCGAGAAGGAGTTGATTGTGACGAAATATTCCCAGGGATCATCTTGGGCAATGGTGCCACATTGAAACGAGTCGATTACTTGAAGAAGATTGGAATTACGCATATCTTGAACGCCGCCGAATTTCGAGGGGtcaacatcaacaacgacTTCTTTCAAAAGTCTGGAGACCAATTTGATTACATGGGCATTCGCATCGAAGACACGCCCCAAACTCAAATTTGCAGGTAACCTGTTTGTTATCACTTACATTACTTGAGCCGGAACTGAACGAGTTTGGTACCTGTTTCTCCATTTAGACACTTCGTGAATGCTGCCGAATTCATTGACAACGCGCTCCTGACCGAGAATGGCAAGATATATGTCAATTGTGTGTTTGGGAAATCTCGCTCGACCACCTGCATTTTGGCATACCTCATGATATGCCACGATTGGCCggccttgaaggccttgaAACACATTCGAAGTCGAAGGCCAGTGGAGATCAATTCTGGATTTCGAACTCAAATCGCAGACCTTGAGTATAAGCTCAACTGGTTGAGAAAGAACAAGATTTGACGAAATGGACAGgttcttttctatttttcaaacCGTTCCAATTTAACGCAACGTCTTGTTTGCACTGTTAGCAACCTCTCTTTTCTTCATCCATTGCTCAAAAGGAGCACTTTTATTGTTCAGCCTATGTCAAAAGTGATTATTATCTAAGTTTGCTCATTATGAATGCCCAGAAATCTGACAATCTCATTTGATGTGTGATTTGTTGAACTCTAAATTTTAGATTGAATATCTGGATCACCAGGGTTAAATGAACGTAGAGCCCTAAGGGAACCAGGCGAtgtttttttcgtcttcaatTCTACAAATTCGATTGGGTGTTCAATAGAGCAAATTGGCTTGGGTTCCACTTCCTCCTGTTCCTTGAATTCATGGACGAGTTCCAGTATTCGTACGA encodes:
- the LOC131879691 gene encoding uncharacterized protein LOC131879691; this translates as MSSVQQQRIPLRGSDLSIDLFTDLLREIKTKTSMNSAEVIKEAIRQWRLKTPFLIQDCTARSRSGMSRNFHLQLLSSYENQCRISVDLEMLKRDVTLKSILNSQDVHRNDFLLEALILLLQQVWDTNYKVDKTRNYSGHAESDSLIGHRSFTPSRVGSGSKISNGTSQSRATSLPPKEVQIDLKSHRHASNSTSWRQKLRQQQLTETQRLQDMVWKNSRYRREFSVDVDPRPKVHIRSFGTPTERTIEKWTPVHNCAITRSNKENVIPEPLKYMEQLLKMPEENLSRVREKYTLDCDHIPIQTLKQRQDQADQLLVYLRVQPPDSREVPGYEYYLNQAERAREGVDCDEIFPGIILGNGATLKRVDYLKKIGITHILNAAEFRGVNINNDFFQKSGDQFDYMGIRIEDTPQTQICRHFVNAAEFIDNALLTENGKIYVNCVFGKSRSTTCILAYLMICHDWPALKALKHIRSRRPVEINSGFRTQIADLEYKLNWLRKNKI